In Gemmatimonadota bacterium, one genomic interval encodes:
- a CDS encoding tetratricopeptide repeat protein, with product MIPRTYLLILLAILLFGCTERQVRIHFEQAEKYRHEGKIDLAIEEYKAILALSPDAIDALNNLGYLYVGKGQYANAIAQYQKAIAVKPDFAEAHFNLGVAYVAHSQLDSAITAYQRAIQYDPDNHEIHNNMGAAHTMAGNHREAEASYQQALKLKPDYADVYHNLGLLYTYAGRYRDAIPQYEKAIRYKPNFADAYNNMGSAHLELGQYEDAIQHFQTAVRLQPNHALAQENLRETKTRMDALQRAREAGEMRAQHILVKTEADAQLVLEQLNSGAKFEALAQLYSTDTASGRQGGDLGAFLPGTLLPKFEQAVKKIDPGKVGGPVKTPAGYHIIKRIY from the coding sequence ATGATCCCACGTACCTATCTTTTAATCCTATTAGCCATCCTGCTCTTCGGCTGCACTGAACGCCAGGTCCGCATCCACTTTGAACAGGCCGAAAAATATCGCCACGAAGGCAAAATCGACCTCGCAATCGAAGAATACAAAGCCATCCTCGCCCTGAGTCCCGATGCAATTGACGCCCTCAACAACCTCGGTTATCTCTACGTTGGAAAAGGCCAGTATGCCAATGCCATTGCACAATATCAAAAAGCCATCGCCGTCAAACCCGACTTTGCCGAAGCCCACTTCAACCTCGGCGTCGCCTATGTCGCGCATAGCCAACTCGACAGCGCCATAACCGCGTACCAGCGCGCCATCCAATACGACCCCGACAACCACGAAATCCACAACAACATGGGCGCTGCCCACACCATGGCTGGCAATCACCGGGAAGCCGAAGCGAGCTACCAGCAGGCACTCAAACTCAAACCCGACTACGCCGACGTGTACCACAACCTCGGACTACTTTACACTTATGCAGGCAGATACCGGGATGCCATCCCACAATACGAAAAAGCCATCCGATACAAACCCAATTTTGCCGACGCGTACAATAACATGGGCAGTGCGCACCTCGAATTGGGCCAATATGAAGACGCCATCCAGCACTTTCAAACCGCTGTCCGTCTCCAACCCAATCACGCACTCGCCCAGGAAAACCTTCGAGAAACCAAAACGCGCATGGACGCGCTCCAAAGAGCACGCGAAGCCGGAGAAATGCGCGCCCAACACATCCTCGTCAAAACCGAAGCCGACGCCCAGCTTGTCCTCGAACAACTCAACTCAGGCGCAAAATTTGAAGCGCTCGCACAACTCTATTCCACCGACACGGCATCCGGGCGACAGGGCGGCGACCTCGGCGCATTCCTCCCCGGCACACTCCTGCCCAAATTCGAACAAGCCGTAAAAAAAATCGACCCCGGCAAGGTCGGCGGACCCGTCAAAACCCCAGCCGGATATCACATCATCAAACGCATCTACTAA
- a CDS encoding GWxTD domain-containing protein: MKAFLITLLFLAVAPAYGATVLLEDGTVLKGEIVSESEDEVVIKSLIGELRVKRVHIKILEREDKAGELETDQEFAGAELLASFGEFEDQVAGLILGEVASADTAAFYKALDRKAKGLFLARFWQGRNPLMLKYYYGYHFGRRHVTVSDAYFERGGLIPNKYITRAQTPDEKLVAEAARICDRMLILHPNDVVAMCALGYLRLEQDEVKEAEALFLRAIKKQRKFVEARNGRALAALKMPGQKSRALRLFRETCAMDKAYTAAYYNLGMCHLAMVGMDRVDLDHYFGNVVALFPGHYDAYFKLGVFYESLHYYDKAMKAYSRQIAVNPGHPITPARLAFVAMRLKSAGEKTYSLGELEEMAQTKPKEYLPLLAEMYVEQGDFVQAQAAFERFFQFLDPTEREYYQDLSLVASAEVLSKIQGAFGRSLTQLREVFWLERDPTPTTQVNERRVEHYRRVHFARSNFAEGLEEWHGRGWDRRGDVYIRLGHPDHQSWSDYLVFETDEKVAKVKNRLNMMAANALEEVSPSKHVHGQSRSSYGFGVESETSELRGVPTFPIPRRRSVMLDGSELGYKWESWIYAEIGGGIEITFLDPTGSGFFDFAPVPPNSPNHALWSRMAPETVVAQVVSQTPSIYVHDYGGDPLDLYMYTANFRASERETAMEAYMGVPMAALTPSGNSQVMLDRDVVVYDRSLRPVFRDSVRVAEAISREVEKGTLMVDQVRAALSPGQYLLGTQVRDPISRRVQVHKTYVAVSSFRGEALALSDLELAGQIVEVGEQVGKFQKGDLQVVPLPSKTFAKGQPVYLYYEVYNLSQDAFGQTRYRVEYRLKGVQGTGLIRGLGRLLSQTPRADGVQISYEHTGTATSEPLYIALDVPENSKEQLEIEVVVTDLNRPNTPSVSKQAQFLLGD, encoded by the coding sequence ATGAAGGCTTTTTTAATTACACTTCTCTTTTTGGCAGTTGCGCCTGCTTATGGCGCAACGGTGTTGCTGGAGGATGGTACGGTGTTGAAGGGCGAGATTGTGTCAGAGTCAGAGGATGAGGTAGTGATCAAGTCTTTGATCGGTGAACTTCGAGTGAAGCGGGTACATATCAAAATTTTAGAGCGAGAGGATAAAGCGGGGGAACTGGAGACGGATCAGGAGTTTGCCGGGGCGGAATTGCTGGCGAGTTTTGGCGAGTTTGAAGATCAGGTGGCGGGTTTGATTTTGGGCGAGGTTGCCAGTGCGGATACAGCGGCTTTTTACAAGGCGCTGGATCGGAAGGCGAAGGGTTTGTTTTTGGCGCGGTTCTGGCAGGGGCGCAATCCGCTGATGTTGAAGTATTATTACGGTTATCACTTTGGTCGTCGCCATGTAACGGTGTCGGATGCGTATTTTGAGCGGGGGGGACTGATTCCGAATAAGTATATCACGCGGGCGCAAACACCGGATGAAAAGCTGGTGGCGGAGGCTGCCCGTATTTGCGACCGGATGCTGATTTTACACCCGAATGATGTGGTTGCGATGTGCGCGCTGGGCTATCTTCGTCTGGAGCAGGATGAGGTAAAAGAAGCGGAGGCGTTGTTCTTAAGGGCGATTAAGAAGCAGAGGAAATTTGTGGAGGCGCGCAATGGAAGGGCGCTGGCGGCGTTGAAGATGCCGGGGCAGAAGTCGCGGGCACTGAGGTTGTTCCGCGAGACCTGCGCGATGGACAAGGCATATACGGCGGCATACTATAATCTGGGGATGTGCCATCTGGCGATGGTGGGGATGGATCGGGTGGATCTGGATCACTATTTTGGCAATGTGGTGGCGCTTTTTCCGGGTCATTATGACGCGTATTTTAAGCTGGGCGTTTTTTACGAGTCGCTGCACTATTACGACAAGGCGATGAAAGCGTATTCGCGGCAGATAGCGGTAAATCCCGGTCATCCCATTACGCCTGCGCGTCTGGCGTTTGTGGCGATGCGGCTGAAGAGCGCGGGGGAGAAAACTTATAGTCTGGGTGAGTTGGAGGAGATGGCACAGACAAAGCCGAAGGAGTATTTGCCGCTTTTGGCAGAGATGTATGTTGAGCAGGGGGATTTTGTCCAGGCGCAGGCGGCTTTTGAGCGCTTTTTTCAGTTTTTGGATCCGACAGAGCGGGAGTATTACCAGGATTTGTCTCTGGTGGCGTCTGCCGAGGTGCTTTCCAAAATTCAGGGCGCTTTTGGGCGGTCGCTAACACAGCTTCGAGAGGTTTTCTGGTTGGAGCGGGATCCCACGCCGACGACACAGGTGAACGAGCGACGCGTCGAGCATTATCGGCGGGTGCATTTCGCGCGCTCGAATTTTGCCGAGGGCCTGGAAGAGTGGCACGGGCGGGGGTGGGACCGGCGGGGCGATGTGTATATTCGGCTGGGGCACCCGGATCATCAGAGCTGGTCGGATTATCTGGTGTTTGAGACGGATGAGAAAGTCGCAAAGGTGAAGAATCGCCTGAATATGATGGCTGCAAATGCGCTGGAAGAAGTGTCGCCGAGCAAGCATGTACACGGACAGTCGCGGTCGTCTTATGGTTTTGGGGTGGAGTCTGAGACGTCTGAGTTGCGGGGTGTGCCGACTTTCCCGATACCGCGCAGGCGCAGTGTGATGCTCGATGGGTCTGAATTGGGGTATAAGTGGGAGTCGTGGATTTATGCCGAGATCGGCGGGGGGATCGAGATTACGTTTCTGGATCCGACGGGTAGTGGGTTTTTCGATTTCGCGCCTGTTCCGCCCAATTCGCCCAATCACGCGCTGTGGTCGCGGATGGCGCCCGAGACGGTTGTGGCACAGGTTGTGTCTCAAACGCCTTCGATTTATGTGCACGATTACGGGGGCGATCCTCTGGATCTTTATATGTACACGGCAAATTTCCGGGCATCGGAGCGAGAGACAGCTATGGAGGCGTATATGGGGGTGCCGATGGCTGCTTTGACGCCGTCGGGAAATTCACAGGTGATGCTGGATCGAGACGTGGTGGTCTATGATCGTTCGTTGAGGCCGGTTTTTCGAGATAGCGTGCGGGTGGCTGAGGCGATAAGTAGGGAGGTGGAGAAGGGGACGCTGATGGTGGATCAGGTGCGTGCGGCGCTGTCTCCGGGGCAGTATTTATTGGGAACCCAGGTGCGCGATCCAATAAGCCGAAGAGTTCAGGTGCATAAGACTTATGTCGCGGTCTCATCTTTCCGCGGTGAAGCGTTGGCGCTGAGCGATCTGGAACTGGCGGGGCAGATTGTCGAGGTGGGAGAGCAGGTGGGGAAGTTCCAAAAGGGGGATTTGCAGGTGGTGCCCCTGCCGTCTAAGACTTTTGCGAAGGGGCAACCGGTTTATCTCTATTACGAGGTTTACAATTTGAGCCAGGATGCGTTTGGGCAAACCCGGTACCGCGTGGAGTACAGACTTAAGGGGGTACAGGGTACGGGCCTGATTCGGGGATTGGGACGACTGTTGAGCCAGACTCCGCGGGCCGATGGGGTGCAGATTTCTTATGAGCATACGGGTACCGCGACATCGGAGCCGCTTTATATTGCGCTGGATGTGCCCGAGAATAGCAAAGAGCAGTTGGAGATTGAGGTGGTGGTGACGGATTTAAACAGACCGAATACGCCCAGCGTGAGCAAGCAGGCGCAGTTTTTGCTGGGTGATTAG
- a CDS encoding PorV/PorQ family protein, with amino-acid sequence MKKYILIALLCAGLMPSDMFAQGSVATGVTDNFEGRARELDPVVPGFEEAAPTFIKTGQAGFAFLSIPTDARTAALGGAGVGLIGSGSAILFNPGALAFMEGKEAHVTYVDWLVDTKSMVAGVAVNMPGRGTFGLSVVTFDAGTVNATSIDPNPAGAGFKDEGEITTSNYAISAAYGLKITDRFSAGATLRMAHQNLGTGNIFLGASRQTVDNSKNAFAFDLGTYFNTGFRNTVMAMSVQNFSTEVVYQREQFELPRNIRLGLLIDVISMMGNTPVPHHLDLALDVNNPIDFDERIHVGAEYTYRAAGSSVGFTLRGGYKTNHDTEGISAGGGLQFKTEGGQGVKVDYAFKQFDSAFFSSVHILSAAVTF; translated from the coding sequence GTGAAAAAATATATTCTGATTGCGCTATTGTGCGCGGGGCTGATGCCGAGCGATATGTTTGCCCAGGGAAGTGTTGCGACCGGCGTGACCGACAACTTTGAAGGTCGCGCTCGGGAACTGGATCCCGTTGTTCCGGGCTTTGAAGAAGCCGCGCCGACGTTTATCAAGACCGGACAGGCTGGTTTTGCTTTCCTGTCTATTCCCACCGATGCACGCACCGCTGCTCTGGGTGGTGCTGGTGTGGGGTTGATCGGCAGTGGTTCGGCGATTCTTTTTAATCCGGGTGCGCTGGCTTTTATGGAAGGTAAAGAGGCGCATGTCACGTATGTGGATTGGCTCGTCGATACGAAGAGTATGGTGGCTGGCGTTGCAGTGAATATGCCGGGCAGAGGGACGTTCGGTCTTTCGGTTGTGACTTTCGATGCGGGTACTGTCAATGCTACATCCATTGATCCAAACCCCGCTGGCGCCGGATTCAAAGACGAGGGCGAGATTACTACCAGCAATTATGCCATTTCTGCGGCTTATGGTCTTAAAATTACCGACCGTTTTTCCGCAGGAGCGACTCTCAGGATGGCCCATCAGAACCTGGGTACCGGAAATATCTTTTTGGGAGCTTCCAGGCAGACGGTGGATAATTCCAAGAATGCCTTCGCCTTTGACCTGGGCACGTATTTCAATACGGGGTTCCGGAATACGGTGATGGCGATGAGTGTGCAGAATTTTAGCACAGAGGTGGTTTATCAGCGGGAGCAGTTTGAGCTGCCGAGGAATATCCGCCTGGGTTTGCTCATCGATGTGATTTCGATGATGGGCAATACGCCTGTGCCACACCATCTGGATCTGGCTCTGGATGTGAACAATCCCATCGATTTTGATGAGCGTATTCACGTCGGTGCCGAATATACGTATCGCGCAGCGGGGTCCTCGGTTGGCTTTACGCTGCGTGGTGGGTATAAGACCAACCACGATACAGAGGGTATCTCTGCAGGTGGTGGGTTGCAGTTTAAGACCGAAGGTGGGCAGGGCGTGAAGGTGGATTATGCATTCAAGCAGTTTGATAGTGCTTTCTTTTCTTCGGTGCATATCCTCAGCGCTGCTGTTACCTTCTAA